In Leifsonia sp. AK011, the genomic stretch ATGCCAGGCGCATGGCAGAGCGCCTCACCTCCCGTCTCAACGAGATCTACGAGGAACGACTGGACCCGGACCTGGTTCGGGATGTCGCGGGTCCTCCCGCCGCACTCATGGCCCAGGCAGGCGCGACCGCTGGCGCTGCACCCGTCCTGGCACGGGCGCACCACGGGTCCGTCAGCAAGGAACAACGGGCGGAGATCGAGGACGCGCTGAAATCGGGCACGCTGCGGTGCGTGGTTGCCACGAGCTCGCTCGAGCTCGGGATCGACATGGGTGCCGTCGACCTTGTGATCCAGGTGGAGTCGCCGCCGTCCGTGGCATCCGGGCTCCAGCGGATCGGGCGCGCCGGACATCAGGTCGGTGAGATCTCGAAGGGCGTGCTCTTCCCCAAACATCGCACCGACCTCATCCACACCTCCGTGGCCGTTGACCGAATGCGCAAGGGCCTCATCGAGGCGATCTCGATCCCGCGCAATCCGCTCGACGTGCTTGCGCAACAGACGGTCGCCGCGGTCGCACTCGAGTCGCTCGACGTCGAGGAGTGGTTCGACACTGTGAGACGCAGCGCTCCGTTCGCATCGCTCCCCCGCAGCGCGTTCGACGCGACCCTCGACCTCGTGAGCGGCTTGTACCCGAGCGATGAGTTCGCCGAGCTCCGTCCCCGCATCGTGTGGGATCGGGTCTCGGGCACGATCGAGGGGCGGCCCGGATCGCAGCGACTCGCCGTGACCTCAGGGGGAACCATCCCGGACCGCGGGCTGTTCGGAGTGTTCATGGTGGGCTCGGAGGCTGGGCGACGCGTGGGCGAGCTCGACGAGGAGATGGTCTACGAGTCCAGGGTCGGCGATGTGTTCGCTCTCGGGACCACGAGTTGGCGCATCGAGGAGATCACGCACGACCAGGTGCTCGTGACACCCGCCTTCGGGCAGCCGGGCAAGGTGCCGTTCTGGAAGGGCGACGGTCTCGGGCGCCCAGCGGAACTCGGGCGCGCCATCGGGGCCTTCACCCGCGCTGTCGCAAGCGGGAGGGACGACGGGCTCGCGGAGATTGGACTGGATGCCCGGGCGGTCTCCAATCTCGTCGCGCTGATCGCTGAGCAGAAGACGGCCACCGGACAGGTACCGAGCGATACGACACTGCTCGTGGAACGCTTCCGCGACGAACTCGGTGACTGGCGCGTCGTTCTTCACTCCCCCTACGGCATGCCCGTCCATGCGCCGTGGGCGATCGCGGTGAGTGCGCGAATCCGCGACAGGCTCGGCGTGGACGGTTCGGCGATGGCGGCAGACGACGGGATCGTCGTGCGCATCCCCGATACGGACGCCGAGCCGCCGGGTGCCGACCTGTTCCTGTTCGAGTCAGCCGAGCTCGAGCAGATCGTGACGGAAGAGGTAGGAGGTTCGGCCCTGTTCGCGGCCCGGTTCCGCGAATGTGCCGCGCGTGCACTCCTCTTGCCGCGTCGCGACCCCGGGCGACGCTCCCCCCTATGGCAGCAGCGCCAGCGTGCGTCCCAGCTACTGGACGTCGCCCGGAAGTTCCCGTCGTTCCCGATCCTCCTCGAGACCGCGCGCGAGGTCCTTCAGGACGTCTACGATCTGCCGGAGCTGCTGACGCTCACGCGCGACATCGAGAAGCGCACCATCCGCGTTGTGGAGACGGAGACCGCGGTGCCGAGCCCGTTCGCACGCAGCCTGTTGTTCGGCTACGTCGCCGCCTTCCTCTACGAGGGCGACTCCCCGCTCGCCGAGCGGCGGAGCGCGGCGCTGAGCCTCGATCCTGCTCTCCTCGCGGAACTGTTGGGACGAGCCGAGCTCCGGGAGTTGCTCGATCCTGTCGTGATCGAGCAGACCGAACAGGAACTCCAACGCCTGGCATCCGACAGGCTGGCCAAGGATGCCGAGGGCGTCGTTGACCTCCTCAGGATGCTCGGACCTCTGACTCTCACGGAGGTCGCCGAACGGTCGCAGCTCGACCCGCCCGACTCGCTGCAGCGCGTGCTCGAAGACCTCGGAAGGGCCAACCGGATCATCGCCGCAACGATTGCCGGTAGTGACCAGTTCGCGGTCATCGAGGACGCCTCTCGGCTGCGTGATGCGCTTGGAGTGCCGCTGCCGATCGGGGTTCCCACCGCTTTCATCGACCCGGTCGACGATCCCGTCGGTGATCTGATCAGCCGGTACGCCCGAACCCACGGTCCGTTCCAGGTTGCGGATGCCGCATCCCGGTTCGGCCTGGGAAGTGCCGTTGTTCTCGACGCGCTTCGCCGACTCGCGGCGGATCGACGCGTCGTGGACGGGGAGTTCCGCCCCGGTGCGTCCGGCACGGAGTGGTGCTCGGTGGAGGTTCTACGCCGGCTGAGGGCGCGTTCCCTGGCGGCACTGCGTCACGAGGTTGAGCCCGTCGACCAGGCCGCATTCGCCAGGTTCCTGCCTGCCTGGCAGTACGTGGGCGGCACGCTCCGTGGTGCGGACGGGCTCGCTCAGGTAGTCGATCAACTCGCCGGCGTCCCGTTGCCCGCCTCCGCGTGGGAGTCCCTTGTGCTGCCAGCGCGGTTGTCCGGATACTCCCCTGCCTGGCTCGATGAACTGACCGTCTCTGGCGAGATCGTCTGGTCGGGTGCCGGTACTCTTCCCGGTGGGGATGGCTGGGTGAGCCTCCACCTCGCGGACACGGCACCGCTGACCCTGCCCGAGCCTGCGGGTGACGAGACGACGGAGCTCCAGCGGGACATCCTCGGGGTGCTGGCCGGCGGAGGTGCGTATTTCTTCCGTCAGCTCGGTTCTGCCCTCGGCGGCTCGGTCGCGGCACCCATCGACGACAAGCAGCTGGCGGCGGCGCTGTGGGACCTCGTGTGGGCTGGACTCGTCACGAACGACAGTTTCGCTCCGCTTCGCTCCTACCTCGGCGGTCCGGCACGCTCCGCGCGGCCGCCCCGAACACGCAGTTATCGCGGCAGGTCGCTCGCCGTCGCGCAGGCGGGGCCACCTGTCGGAGCCGGGAGGTGGTCACTCCTGCCGCTTCCGGAGCCCGATCCCACGGTCCGTGCCAAGGCGACAGCGGAGCTCCTCCTCGAGCGACACGGGGTCGTGACGCGAGGCGCGGTCGCGAGCGAGGGCATCCGCGGCGGTTTCGGGCTCCAGTACAAGGTCCTGAGCGGTTTCGAAGAGCAGGGCCGTGCGCGTCGAGGGTACTTCGTCGACCGGTTGGGCGCGGCGCAATTCGCGAGCGGCGCGACCGTGGACCGGCTCCGTGCGTACGCGCGCGATTCCGACACGGATGCCCCTCTCGAGGCCGTGACGCTCGCTGCGACAGACCCCGCCAACCCCTATGGTGCTGCGCTGCCGTGGCCGCAGGGCGAGGGACACCGACCGGGTCGTAAGGCGGGTGCACTCGTCGTGCTCGTCGACGGAGAACTTGTGCTCTTCGTGGAGAAGGGCGGCAGGAGCATCCTGAGCTTCGCGGCCGACCCGGCCGTTCTGGCAGCAGCGGCGACGTCGATGGTCGCCACGGTGCGGCGCGGTCTCGGAAAGCTCAGGGTGGAGAAGATCGACGGGGACTTCGCGATCGGAACTCAGCTGGGTGACGCACTCGTGCACGCGGGCTTCGGCACCACGCCCCAGGGCCTGCGATTGCGAGCGTGACCCATGCCAGAAGGTGACACGGTCTATCGGTCGGCGGTCAACCTGAACGCGGTCCTCGCCGGTGAGACCCTGACCCGGTGCGACATCCGCGTGCCGGCATTCGCGACCGTCGATCTGACGGGGCAGACAGTCGAAGAAGTGGTGCCGAGAGGCAAGCACATCCTCATGCGCGTCGGCGACCACACACTTCACAGCCACCTCAAGATGGAGGGCAGCTGGCACATCTACGGGCCGAAGTCGCGATGGCAGCGGCCCGCCTGGCAAGCCCGCGCTGTCCTCGCGACGGAGCGCACCGTTGCGGTGGGCTTCGAGCTCGGTCTCTTCGAGGTCGTGCGGCGGAGTGACGAGGAGAGCATCGTCGGTTATCTCGGGCCGGATCTCCTCGGACCGGACTGGGACCCGGCGGTGGCCCTCGAGAACCTGTCCCGGCAACCGGACAGGGCGATCGGCGTCGCGCTCCTCGACCAGCGCGTGCTCGCGGGCCTTGGCAATGTCTACCGATCCGAGATCTGCTTCCTCAGCGGCGTGCTCCCTACCCGCCCAGTGGGCGAGGTCGGATCCCTTCCCCAGCTCGTGGACCTTGCTCACAGACTCATCACTGCGAATCGCGACCGCCCTGAGCGCACCACAACCGGGAACCTGTGGCGCGATCGAACCTGGGTCTACGGGCGGACGGGCGCCCCCTGTCGTCGCTGCGGGACACGGCTGCTCCATGGGGAGATCGGCGACAACGAACTCCAGCTCCGGCAGGTCTGGTGGTGCCCTCACTGCCAGACGTGACGTCTTCGGTGCCCGTCGCGAGACTCGAACTCGCAAGCCTTTCGGCATCCGATTTTGAGTCGGACGTGTATGCCAATTCCACCAGACGGGCGCTCGTCTAGCATGTCAGATTTCAGCGCGGCATGATCGCTTCCGCACCGCAGCAGGGATTCCTCAGGCCCCGCCTGAAAGGATGGGACGATGCCCCATCCCATTCAGGACTATGCCCTCATCGGAGATTGCCACACCGGAGCCCTCGTATCGCTCACGGGAAGCATCGACTGGCTGTGCCTCCCGCGATTCGATTCAGGGTCGACCTTCGGTGCACTTCTCGGTACAGAGGATCACGGGCAGTGGCGGGTGGCGCCCGTGGGTGCCACCCGGGCCACGAGCCGGCGCTATCGCGAGGGAACGTTCATCCTCGAGACCATGTGGGAGACGGAATCCGGCGTCGTCGAGGTGGTGGATCTGATGCCCCACGGAGATCGACGGGCCGACGTCGTGCGGCGGATCCGCGGCATCCGCGGGTCGGTGCGCATGGAGCAGACGCTGCGCATCCGCTTCGACTACGCCTCGGCACTCCCGTGGGTGCGCCAGGCACCCGAGTTCGCGGATGACGCGGGCGCGGCTCTCCTTGCCGTCGCTGGTCCGGACGCCATCATCGTCCGCGGCCCCCGCCTCCAGGCGCGAGACCACGCGCACCGGAGTGAGTTCACGGTGAGCGCGGGTGAGACCGTCGATATCGTGCTGACGTGGCATCCGGCGCACCGGGAACCACCGCCCGCCGTCGACGTGAGCGGCCAGATCGAGAGGACCGAGGCGTGGTGGCGCGAGTGGGCCGACCACTTCGAACCCGTCGGCGACGAGTACGACGATGCTGTGGCGCGCTCCCTGCTCATCCTGCGCGCCCTCACGCACGAGGACACGGGCGGGATTGTCGCCGCGGCGACCACGAGCCTCCCCGAGGAGATCGGCGGCGTGCGCAACTGGGACTACCGGTTCGTCTGGCTCAGGGATGCCGCGTTCACGCTCGAATCGCTCATGCTCCACGGCTACGAATCGGAGGCCCACGAATGGCGCAACTGGTTGTTGCGGGCCATTGCGGGTGACCCGGCAGACATGCAGGTGATGTACGGACTTGCGGGCGAGCGTCGACTTGAGGAATGGTCTCCGCCCACCTTGCCCGGCTATCGCAGGTCGGCTCCGGTTCGTGTCGGCAATGCTGCGTACACGCAGTTCCAGGGCGACGTCTACGGTGAGGTCATGCGTGCACTGGCCCATGCGCGCGACACGGGCGTCACGGAGGATGACTTCTCCTGGGCGCTCCAGCAGGCACTTCTCGAGCGCCTGATCGAAACGGTCGATGTGGAGGATCACGGGATCTGGGAGATCCGCGGTCCCGTCCGTCGCTTCACCCACTCGCGGGTCCTCATGTGGGCGGCATTCGACTGCGGCGTACGTGCTGTCGAGGACTACGACCTTCCTGGGCCGGTCGATCTCTGGCGTCACCACCGCGACCGACTGCGTGCTGAGATCGACGAGTTCGGCTACAACGACGAACTCGGGACCTTCGTGCAGTATTACGGTGGGACCGCGGTCGATGCCTCGCTGTTGCAGCTCCCGCAGGTCGAGTTCCTCGCGCCCGACGACCCACGGATGCTAGGAACCGTCAGTGCGATCGAAGGAAAGCTGCTTCGCGACGGTCTCGTCCTCCGCTATCTCACGGACAGCGGAGTCGACGGACTTGTCGGGGACGAGCATCCCTTCCTCGCGTGCTCGTTCTGGCTCGTCGAACAGTACGCACGGTCTGGGCGACTGGACGACGCGAAGGTGCTCATGGACCGTCTGGTCGGATTCAGTAACGACGTGGGCATGCTCTCCGAGGAGATCGATCCGAACACCGGCGACCACATGGGCAATACGCCCCAGGCCTTCTCGCACCTCGCACTCGTCAGGGCTGCGGATGCCATTGCTGAGGCGAGAGCGCGCGTCTGACGCGATCTCGCCTCAGCGGCGATCAGGTCTCGTCGCTCGCCCAGGCAGGGGCAACGGCGTTGACCGCGTCGCCCACGACGTGGACGCGCAGGTCGTTCGTGCCGCCGGGGATTCCGGGAGGGGAACCGGAGATGACGACGACCTTCTCGCCCACCTCGGCAAGACCCTGCTCGAGCAGGACGGCGTCCACCTGTGCGTACATGGAGTCGGTGTGCGTGACGCGGGGGGTCACGTAGGACTCGATGCCCCAGATGAGCGCCATGCGGCGGCGGATCGCCTCGTCCGGCGTGAACGCCTTCATGGGCACGCGGAAGCGCAGTCGCGACATGCGACGGGCGGAGTCGCCGGACTCCGTGAAGATGCAGACGTACTTGGCGTCGACGAAGTCGGCGACCTCGGCGGCGGCGAGCGTGATCGCGCCACCCTGGGTGCGAGGCTTGGTGCCGAGGGGCGGGATGCGCTCCAGCCCGTGCTCTTCGGTGGAGGTCACGATACGCGCCATCGTCTGAACCGTGATGACCGGATACGCACCAACGCTCGTCTCACCCGAGAGCATGACCGCGTCAGCTCCGTCGAGGATCGCGTTCGCGACATCCGAGGTCTCTGCGCGCGTCGGAACCGGGCTCGAGATCATCGACTCGAGCATCTGGGTGGCGACGATGACTGGCTTGGCCATACGGCGCGCAAGCTCGACGGTGCGCTTCTGGACGATCGGCACCGCCTCGAGGGGCAGCTCGACGCCGAGGTCGCCGCGCGCGACCATGATGGCGTCGAACGCATCGACGATGGCCTCGAGGTGATCAACGGCCTGCGGCTTCTCGATCTTGGCGATCACGGGGACCTTGCGGCCCTCTTCCGCCATGATCTCGTGGACGCGGACGATGTCCTCGGCGTTGCGGACGAACGAGAGCGCGATGAGGTCGGCACCGAGCTTGAGGCCCCAGCGCAGGTCATCCTCGTCCTTCTCGGAGAGCGCGGGAACGTTGACGGCGACGCCGGGCAGGTTGATGCCCTTGTTGTTCGATACGGGGCCGGCGACGACAACCTCAGTCGTGACGACCACGCCGTCGGTCTCGACCACGCGGACCTTGACCTTGCCGTCATCGATCAGGAGGAAGTCGCCGGGCGCGACGTCCTGCGGCAGGCCCTTGAACGTGGTTCCGACGATCTCCTTGGTGCCGAGGATGTCCTCGGTGGTGATCTTGAAGATGTCACCTACCGCGAGGTCGTGGGGGCCGGCCTCGAACTTGCCGAGGCGGATCTTGGGGCCCTGGAGGTCCACGAGGACCGCGACGGCCTTGCCGGCGTCATCCGCGGCCTTACGCACGTTGGCGTAGACCGCCTCGTGTACGTCGTACGATCCGTGGCTGAGGTTCATCCTCGCGACGTCGACTCCTGCATCGATAATCGCTCGGATGCTCTCGTAGCTCGACGTCGCGGGACCGAGCGTCGCGACGATCTTGGCTCGTCTCATGACTTCCTTCTGTGGTGGGGTGCCCGAGGGCGAAATTGGTGATTGTGGGTCGTGTCGACGCACGAGGCTCGACTCTAGACCGAGATGGCCCGATCCGTTGGCTTCACGGGGAAGGGCAACCGGGTGTCCCCTTCAAGGTAGCGGTCAACGGCGGCTGCCGCAGCCCGACCCTCAGCAATCGCCCAGACGATGAGCGACTGGCCGCGGCCCGCGTCACCTGCAACGAAGACACCGGACTCACTCGTCTGGTAGTCGCCATCGCGCTCGATGTTGCCCCTGGTGTCGAGCGGAACCGGGAGCTGCTCCTCGATCGTGTGCGTCTCCGGACCGGTGAACCCGAGGGCGAGCAGCACGAGATCTGCGGGGATCTCGCGCTCGGTTCCCGACTTCGGGATGCGCTTGCCGTCGACGTACTCGGTCTCGGCAACACGGATGGCACGAACCTCGCCGGCGTCGTTGCGAAGGAACTCGACCGTGGACGCGAGGTACACCCGCTCGCCGCCCTCCTCGTGGGCGCTAGACACCTCGAAGAGTGTCGGCATCATGGGCCAGGGCTGGTTCTCGGGACGCTCTGTGGGCGGCTGCGTGCCGATGGCGAGGTTGGTCACCGAGAGGGCACCCTGGCGGTGTGCGGTGCCGATGCAGTCCGCACCCGTGTCGCCACCGCCGAGGACGACGACGTGCTTGCCCTCCGCCGTGATCTGGTCGGGAACGGAGTCACCGGCACCCACGCGGTTCGCCTGGGTCAGGTACTCCATGGCGAAGTGCACACCGAGCAGGTCGCGGCCAGGGATGGGCAGGTCGCGCGGGACCATCGCGCCCGTGGCGATCACCACGGCGTCGTACCGTGACTTGAGGTCGTCCCACGTGATGTCGACACCGATCTCGATGCCCGCGCGGAAGCGCGTGCCCTCAGCATGCATCTGGGCCAAACGGGCCTCGATGTGCTTCTTTTCCATCTTGAAGTCCGGGATGCCGTAGCGCAGCAGACCGCCGATGCGGTCGTCCCTCTCATAGACGGCGACCGTGTGTCCGGCACGCGTGAGCTGCTGTGCGGCGGCGAGCCCGGCCGGACCGGAACCGACGACCGCGACGGTCTTGCCCGTCAGGCGCTCCGGCGGGTGGGGGGTGACCTGGCCGTTGGCGAAGGCCTGATCGATGATCGAGACCTCGATCTGCTTGATCGTGACCGCGGGCTGGTTGATCCCGAGCACGCACGAGCTCTCACACGGCGCCGGGCAGAGGCGTCCTGTGAACTCCGGGAAGTTGTTCGTCTCGTGGAGCCGCTCGATGGCCTGTGAACCCTCACCGCGCCAGGTCAGGTCGTTCCACTCGGGAATCAGGTTGCCGAGCGGGCAGCCCTGATGGCAGAACGGGATACCACAGTCCATGCAGCGACCGGCCTGTCGGCGGAGCTGCGAAGGATCCTGCTGCTCGTAGACCTCTTTCCAGTCCATGAGTCGAAGGGCGACGGGCCGCCGCTTCGGCAGCTCGCGCTCCTGAACCTTGAGGAAACCCTTAGGGTCAGCCACCGGTCACCTCCATAATGCGTCCCCAGACCACGTCACCATCGGGGTCCAGCCCCTCTTCGATGGCGTGCTGGCGTGTCTCCATCACCGCGGCGTAGTCCCGCGGAAGAACCTTCGTGAAGCGGGCGGCGGATTCCTCGAGATTCTCGAGCATCCTCTTGGCCACCGCGGAGTCGGTCTCGTCGAGGTGTCGCTGCAGGAGGTCACCGAGGATCTCGATGTCTGCGCTACCCAGGGGCAGCAGCTCGAGCTCTCCCGACGCGAGGGACTCGCGGTTCACGCGCTCGGGGCGGAGGTCGTAGATGTACGCCGTACCTCCCGACATCCCTGCCCCGAGGTTCCGACCCGTGCCGCCCAGGATGACGGCGAGTCCACCCGTCATGTACTCCAGAGCGTGGTCACCGACGCCCTCGACGACAGCGGTCGCGCCCGAGTTGCGGACGAGGAAACGTTCGCCGACGATGCCGCGCAGGAACATGCTGCCCCGAGTGGCGCCGTAGCCGATGACATTGCCCGCAATCACGTTGCGCTCCGCGGGGAACACGCTGGAGCGGTGCGGGCGCACGACGATCTCGCCGCCGCACAGACCCTTGCCCACGTAGTCGTTCGTGTCGCCCTCAAGACGCAGTGTGATGCCCGACGGCATGAAGGCTCCGAGCGACTGGCC encodes the following:
- a CDS encoding ATP-dependent helicase, whose product is MVLERFSPATRDWFTGAFPAPTPAQLGAWDAVSSGDHALVVAPTGSGKTLAAFLWSIDRLIAEPKPDLGTRVLYVSPLKALGVDVERNLRAPLVGVTQAAHRLGLDVPALTVGVRSGDTTPQERRVLARTPPNILITTPESLYLMLTSQARESLRDVETIILDEVHAVAATKRGAHLALSLERLDALLPKPAQRIGLSATVRPLEEVARFLGGRAPVTIVQPPAAKTFDLTVEVPVDDMAEPGVVTPREGSSSGAIGVSPEATGSIWPHVEEAIVDRILEHRSTIVFVNARRMAERLTSRLNEIYEERLDPDLVRDVAGPPAALMAQAGATAGAAPVLARAHHGSVSKEQRAEIEDALKSGTLRCVVATSSLELGIDMGAVDLVIQVESPPSVASGLQRIGRAGHQVGEISKGVLFPKHRTDLIHTSVAVDRMRKGLIEAISIPRNPLDVLAQQTVAAVALESLDVEEWFDTVRRSAPFASLPRSAFDATLDLVSGLYPSDEFAELRPRIVWDRVSGTIEGRPGSQRLAVTSGGTIPDRGLFGVFMVGSEAGRRVGELDEEMVYESRVGDVFALGTTSWRIEEITHDQVLVTPAFGQPGKVPFWKGDGLGRPAELGRAIGAFTRAVASGRDDGLAEIGLDARAVSNLVALIAEQKTATGQVPSDTTLLVERFRDELGDWRVVLHSPYGMPVHAPWAIAVSARIRDRLGVDGSAMAADDGIVVRIPDTDAEPPGADLFLFESAELEQIVTEEVGGSALFAARFRECAARALLLPRRDPGRRSPLWQQRQRASQLLDVARKFPSFPILLETAREVLQDVYDLPELLTLTRDIEKRTIRVVETETAVPSPFARSLLFGYVAAFLYEGDSPLAERRSAALSLDPALLAELLGRAELRELLDPVVIEQTEQELQRLASDRLAKDAEGVVDLLRMLGPLTLTEVAERSQLDPPDSLQRVLEDLGRANRIIAATIAGSDQFAVIEDASRLRDALGVPLPIGVPTAFIDPVDDPVGDLISRYARTHGPFQVADAASRFGLGSAVVLDALRRLAADRRVVDGEFRPGASGTEWCSVEVLRRLRARSLAALRHEVEPVDQAAFARFLPAWQYVGGTLRGADGLAQVVDQLAGVPLPASAWESLVLPARLSGYSPAWLDELTVSGEIVWSGAGTLPGGDGWVSLHLADTAPLTLPEPAGDETTELQRDILGVLAGGGAYFFRQLGSALGGSVAAPIDDKQLAAALWDLVWAGLVTNDSFAPLRSYLGGPARSARPPRTRSYRGRSLAVAQAGPPVGAGRWSLLPLPEPDPTVRAKATAELLLERHGVVTRGAVASEGIRGGFGLQYKVLSGFEEQGRARRGYFVDRLGAAQFASGATVDRLRAYARDSDTDAPLEAVTLAATDPANPYGAALPWPQGEGHRPGRKAGALVVLVDGELVLFVEKGGRSILSFAADPAVLAAAATSMVATVRRGLGKLRVEKIDGDFAIGTQLGDALVHAGFGTTPQGLRLRA
- a CDS encoding glycoside hydrolase family 15 protein, whose amino-acid sequence is MPHPIQDYALIGDCHTGALVSLTGSIDWLCLPRFDSGSTFGALLGTEDHGQWRVAPVGATRATSRRYREGTFILETMWETESGVVEVVDLMPHGDRRADVVRRIRGIRGSVRMEQTLRIRFDYASALPWVRQAPEFADDAGAALLAVAGPDAIIVRGPRLQARDHAHRSEFTVSAGETVDIVLTWHPAHREPPPAVDVSGQIERTEAWWREWADHFEPVGDEYDDAVARSLLILRALTHEDTGGIVAAATTSLPEEIGGVRNWDYRFVWLRDAAFTLESLMLHGYESEAHEWRNWLLRAIAGDPADMQVMYGLAGERRLEEWSPPTLPGYRRSAPVRVGNAAYTQFQGDVYGEVMRALAHARDTGVTEDDFSWALQQALLERLIETVDVEDHGIWEIRGPVRRFTHSRVLMWAAFDCGVRAVEDYDLPGPVDLWRHHRDRLRAEIDEFGYNDELGTFVQYYGGTAVDASLLQLPQVEFLAPDDPRMLGTVSAIEGKLLRDGLVLRYLTDSGVDGLVGDEHPFLACSFWLVEQYARSGRLDDAKVLMDRLVGFSNDVGMLSEEIDPNTGDHMGNTPQAFSHLALVRAADAIAEARARV
- a CDS encoding Fpg/Nei family DNA glycosylase, translating into MPEGDTVYRSAVNLNAVLAGETLTRCDIRVPAFATVDLTGQTVEEVVPRGKHILMRVGDHTLHSHLKMEGSWHIYGPKSRWQRPAWQARAVLATERTVAVGFELGLFEVVRRSDEESIVGYLGPDLLGPDWDPAVALENLSRQPDRAIGVALLDQRVLAGLGNVYRSEICFLSGVLPTRPVGEVGSLPQLVDLAHRLITANRDRPERTTTGNLWRDRTWVYGRTGAPCRRCGTRLLHGEIGDNELQLRQVWWCPHCQT
- the pyk gene encoding pyruvate kinase yields the protein MRRAKIVATLGPATSSYESIRAIIDAGVDVARMNLSHGSYDVHEAVYANVRKAADDAGKAVAVLVDLQGPKIRLGKFEAGPHDLAVGDIFKITTEDILGTKEIVGTTFKGLPQDVAPGDFLLIDDGKVKVRVVETDGVVVTTEVVVAGPVSNNKGINLPGVAVNVPALSEKDEDDLRWGLKLGADLIALSFVRNAEDIVRVHEIMAEEGRKVPVIAKIEKPQAVDHLEAIVDAFDAIMVARGDLGVELPLEAVPIVQKRTVELARRMAKPVIVATQMLESMISSPVPTRAETSDVANAILDGADAVMLSGETSVGAYPVITVQTMARIVTSTEEHGLERIPPLGTKPRTQGGAITLAAAEVADFVDAKYVCIFTESGDSARRMSRLRFRVPMKAFTPDEAIRRRMALIWGIESYVTPRVTHTDSMYAQVDAVLLEQGLAEVGEKVVVISGSPPGIPGGTNDLRVHVVGDAVNAVAPAWASDET
- a CDS encoding glutamate synthase subunit beta — its product is MADPKGFLKVQERELPKRRPVALRLMDWKEVYEQQDPSQLRRQAGRCMDCGIPFCHQGCPLGNLIPEWNDLTWRGEGSQAIERLHETNNFPEFTGRLCPAPCESSCVLGINQPAVTIKQIEVSIIDQAFANGQVTPHPPERLTGKTVAVVGSGPAGLAAAQQLTRAGHTVAVYERDDRIGGLLRYGIPDFKMEKKHIEARLAQMHAEGTRFRAGIEIGVDITWDDLKSRYDAVVIATGAMVPRDLPIPGRDLLGVHFAMEYLTQANRVGAGDSVPDQITAEGKHVVVLGGGDTGADCIGTAHRQGALSVTNLAIGTQPPTERPENQPWPMMPTLFEVSSAHEEGGERVYLASTVEFLRNDAGEVRAIRVAETEYVDGKRIPKSGTEREIPADLVLLALGFTGPETHTIEEQLPVPLDTRGNIERDGDYQTSESGVFVAGDAGRGQSLIVWAIAEGRAAAAAVDRYLEGDTRLPFPVKPTDRAISV